In the genome of candidate division KSB1 bacterium, one region contains:
- a CDS encoding FG-GAP-like repeat-containing protein, with protein MKRLRWVILASIVIVTVVGIMPLLAQDPFIRIIFENEKGASKGVAWGDYNNDGYPDLYVTNGAQGYKQLNFLYRNNGDGTFTKITSGPPVEDQLISGGCSWGDFDNDGDLDLYVATNTDNANDPLKNNCLYENNGDGTFTKNTTAGPPVNDKEYTATVGWGDYNNDGFIDIFVKNGWAQKQANSLYANNGDGTFTDITGIPLVSSSNATFISTFAWGDYDNDGDLDLAVAGGAGPNNAIWRNDGNNTFVKLLNANNESIIEGSDSSGPSWADYDNDGDLDLFITNFGDAGPEKNFLYRNDGNNTFTKITDGDVVNDVAYSYGSAWGDIDNDGDLDLFVGNDNDGTPGLKNFLYMNNGDGTFTKNTTSVALDSTFTYGVAFADYNRDGFVDLFTAREGKNILFKNNGPNNGNTNHWIHVKCVGTTSNRAGIGAKVRVKATINSQVKWQMREICAQNGYGGHDELAAHFGLGNATIIDELRVEWPSGNVQTFTNVPTNQFLTINESGTAASIRVTSPNGGETWQVGNVYSITWTSSNTSGEVDIELSTNGGGSWSTIATNEPDDGSYSWTVPNQPSTNCLIRISDSDGDPFDTSDQPFSIVQSAYNLTMAVDPAGSGTTEPTEGVHSYPQGTVVTVIAKPGTAWEFSHWTGDVADPNNDTTTVTMNGDKTVTAHFSQKTCVLTMVANPEQGGTTNPSPGNHIYVKGAVVTIIAIPANGYTFANWTGDVADPNNDTTTVTMNNDKTVTANFNALPVPITDLRASVQGTHLLLEWSAVSGATGYNVYRDTRHDFIPDQVGGSNRIAENINDEDPMTEGVQWTDTGNGAQIVGDVNTNYFYRVTAIAGGEIDPSNVAGEFDYQLKTTATTDINEIAVIMHTQRTRKPILTAEDLANAIPYCTDVYRWDASGQGIVGHVKGLPFNNFEIVPGYPYMINVTKDTVWTVAGSYSDTSFQLITTNTTDINHIAVPLGKDSLTTAEELGKDIPNCTDVYYWNSTDQGLVGHVVGLPFANFEVKAGHAYYVNVTANTVWPQPSGLMGTSSVNPSAHSANLSLSKGKPFQGVGTPHTVYGQLIVPSDAGVVSSDLELRARLKGRGEEIVVSEVVGSGCDGQYWWIAASQLIPTWQVGDSLQVIIREKSGRLMGSTTVRLSKAGSDFGGTVVLSNANIQTHESQSAIPQQFVLYQNYPNPFNPETQIIFELPQVSQVKVQIYDISGRLVRILANGSMNAGRHQLRWDGRDEAGKLVSTGIYLCRLEAAEYQRSMKLILAK; from the coding sequence ATGAAGCGATTAAGGTGGGTAATCTTAGCGAGCATCGTAATTGTTACGGTAGTGGGAATTATGCCGCTGTTAGCCCAAGATCCATTCATCCGAATCATCTTTGAGAATGAAAAGGGGGCATCAAAAGGCGTTGCCTGGGGAGATTACAACAATGATGGGTATCCTGATTTGTATGTAACCAATGGGGCACAGGGCTATAAGCAGCTCAATTTTCTATATCGTAATAACGGTGATGGGACATTCACTAAAATTACGAGTGGTCCTCCTGTAGAAGACCAATTAATCTCAGGAGGGTGTAGCTGGGGAGATTTCGACAACGATGGCGATCTGGATCTATATGTCGCCACGAATACGGATAACGCCAACGATCCATTGAAAAATAATTGCCTCTATGAGAACAATGGGGACGGGACTTTTACGAAAAATACGACCGCTGGACCGCCCGTCAATGATAAAGAATATACTGCTACGGTTGGTTGGGGAGATTATAATAACGATGGCTTTATTGACATATTTGTCAAAAACGGATGGGCACAAAAACAGGCGAATTCATTGTACGCGAACAATGGAGATGGGACTTTTACAGATATCACTGGGATTCCCTTGGTGAGCTCAAGCAACGCGACTTTCATTTCAACCTTTGCCTGGGGCGATTATGATAACGATGGCGATCTCGATTTGGCAGTTGCGGGCGGCGCAGGCCCAAATAATGCCATTTGGCGAAACGATGGCAATAATACTTTTGTCAAACTGCTGAATGCCAATAACGAATCGATCATCGAAGGCAGTGATTCATCTGGACCGAGCTGGGCGGATTATGATAACGATGGGGATCTGGATCTTTTCATAACCAATTTCGGCGATGCCGGTCCAGAGAAAAACTTCCTCTATCGGAACGATGGTAATAATACATTCACGAAAATCACGGATGGGGATGTCGTTAATGACGTAGCCTATTCCTATGGCAGCGCCTGGGGGGACATTGACAATGATGGTGACCTGGATTTATTTGTTGGCAATGATAATGACGGCACTCCAGGATTGAAAAATTTTCTGTACATGAATAATGGGGATGGCACGTTCACAAAAAATACAACCAGCGTTGCGCTTGATTCCACATTTACGTATGGAGTTGCGTTTGCCGATTATAACCGTGATGGCTTTGTTGATCTGTTCACCGCTCGAGAGGGCAAGAACATTTTGTTCAAAAATAATGGGCCGAATAATGGCAATACCAATCATTGGATCCATGTGAAATGCGTGGGAACGACTTCTAACCGTGCTGGGATCGGAGCAAAGGTCCGTGTCAAAGCCACCATTAATTCTCAAGTGAAATGGCAAATGCGCGAGATTTGTGCACAAAATGGATACGGCGGTCATGACGAGCTGGCGGCTCATTTCGGCCTGGGAAACGCTACGATCATCGATGAATTGCGAGTAGAATGGCCATCCGGAAATGTCCAGACCTTTACAAATGTACCCACAAATCAATTCCTAACGATCAACGAGTCTGGAACTGCCGCAAGCATTCGAGTGACCTCTCCAAACGGCGGCGAAACCTGGCAAGTGGGTAATGTCTATTCGATCACCTGGACCTCCAGCAACACCAGTGGCGAGGTGGATATCGAATTGTCCACTAATGGGGGGGGCTCATGGAGCACAATCGCCACCAACGAGCCAGATGATGGCAGTTATTCCTGGACAGTACCAAATCAGCCGTCAACAAATTGTCTGATTCGCATCAGTGATTCGGATGGCGATCCGTTTGATACGAGTGATCAGCCTTTCAGCATTGTTCAGAGCGCTTATAATTTGACCATGGCAGTCGATCCCGCAGGAAGCGGCACAACCGAACCAACTGAGGGGGTTCATAGTTATCCTCAAGGGACGGTAGTTACTGTGATTGCCAAGCCCGGCACTGCCTGGGAATTTAGCCATTGGACTGGCGATGTAGCAGATCCCAATAATGATACCACGACTGTGACGATGAATGGCGACAAAACCGTCACAGCCCATTTCTCTCAGAAAACATGCGTGCTTACCATGGTTGCTAACCCAGAACAGGGCGGTACCACCAACCCATCACCTGGCAACCATATCTATGTCAAAGGCGCTGTTGTGACAATTATCGCTATTCCAGCTAATGGCTATACTTTTGCTAATTGGACTGGGGATGTTGCTGATCCGAACAACGATACGACGACGGTGACGATGAATAATGATAAAACCGTAACTGCTAATTTCAATGCACTCCCAGTTCCAATTACTGATTTACGTGCCTCAGTTCAGGGAACTCATCTTCTTTTGGAATGGTCCGCGGTCTCTGGCGCAACTGGTTATAATGTCTATCGAGACACCCGGCACGACTTTATCCCCGATCAGGTTGGCGGGAGCAATCGGATCGCTGAGAATATCAACGATGAAGATCCGATGACAGAAGGGGTGCAATGGACCGATACTGGCAATGGCGCACAGATCGTCGGTGATGTGAATACCAATTATTTTTATCGCGTCACGGCGATTGCCGGGGGAGAGATCGATCCCTCCAACGTCGCTGGAGAGTTCGATTATCAATTAAAAACCACTGCAACGACCGATATCAATGAAATCGCTGTGATCATGCACACCCAGCGAACCCGTAAACCGATTCTAACTGCTGAAGACCTGGCTAACGCCATTCCGTACTGCACCGATGTCTATCGCTGGGATGCTTCCGGCCAGGGTATTGTTGGCCATGTGAAGGGTTTACCATTCAATAACTTTGAGATCGTGCCAGGCTATCCTTATATGATCAATGTGACGAAAGACACGGTCTGGACTGTGGCGGGCAGTTACTCGGATACCAGTTTCCAATTGATTACGACCAATACTACCGATATCAATCATATTGCAGTGCCGTTGGGCAAAGATAGTTTGACTACCGCAGAAGAATTGGGCAAGGATATTCCCAATTGCACAGATGTCTATTATTGGAATTCAACCGATCAAGGATTAGTGGGACATGTGGTTGGTCTGCCGTTCGCGAATTTCGAGGTGAAAGCCGGGCATGCCTATTATGTGAACGTCACGGCTAACACAGTTTGGCCTCAACCATCAGGATTGATGGGAACGAGTTCAGTCAATCCTTCAGCTCATAGTGCAAATCTTTCATTGAGCAAAGGCAAGCCATTTCAGGGCGTTGGGACACCGCACACGGTTTATGGTCAACTAATCGTGCCCAGCGATGCTGGTGTAGTGTCATCGGATTTGGAGCTGCGTGCCAGGTTAAAAGGACGGGGCGAAGAAATCGTTGTGTCTGAAGTGGTTGGCAGCGGCTGCGATGGACAGTATTGGTGGATTGCCGCGAGCCAATTAATCCCAACCTGGCAGGTGGGAGATAGCTTGCAGGTGATCATTCGCGAAAAATCCGGCAGGTTAATGGGATCCACCACGGTTCGATTATCCAAAGCTGGCTCAGATTTTGGCGGTACCGTGGTATTATCTAATGCTAACATCCAAACGCATGAGTCGCAGTCAGCAATTCCTCAGCAGTTCGTCCTATATCAAAATTATCCGAACCCATTTAATCCTGAAACGCAGATCATCTTCGAATTGCCCCAGGTTAGTCAGGTTAAAGTTCAGATCTATGATATTTCAGGACGACTGGTTCGAATATTAGCGAATGGTTCAATGAATGCTGGTCGACACCAACTGCGATGGGATGGTCGGGATGAAGCTGGCAAATTGGTCAGCACAGGGATATATTTATGTCGTTTGGAAGCAGCAGAATATCAGCGCTCCATGAAATTGATTCTGGCTAAGTAA